Proteins found in one Terribacillus sp. DMT04 genomic segment:
- a CDS encoding aminopeptidase has protein sequence MKGIFELVSENQLQKYAELAVRFGVNVQKNQLVVIHSDVKNVTFARLIQMAAYEAGASNVVMDWTDEESTKAFYIHAADDAINHFPNWQHARYKEWDAAGAAYIHIISENFDISKGVSTERISHFQKAFRTKLENHYAKIRSHEVRWCLLAVPSFSWAAKVFPHVRKEEAVQLLWQAILSGARADGIYPIKDWENHNRAFESRKTFLNNHQFEALHFTNSRGTDLVVGMPNNHVFIGGGVTDNKGISFFPNIPTEEIFSAPHKDKVNGRLVATKPLVYGGRVIHDVSLIFQDGQITAYDAATGQEALEHLIETDEGSHYLGEIALVSNHSPLAHADMLFYNTLFDENTACHIGIGNASPSNLQHGSNLSGKALKEAGLNSSLLLVNVTFGSEDMNVAGRKEGRAEVLLMKDGDFQF, from the coding sequence ATGAAAGGAATATTTGAACTGGTTAGTGAAAACCAATTACAAAAGTATGCCGAACTTGCGGTACGATTTGGTGTAAATGTGCAAAAAAATCAATTAGTGGTTATCCATAGTGACGTAAAAAATGTAACTTTTGCACGTCTTATCCAAATGGCAGCCTATGAAGCGGGGGCTTCAAATGTAGTGATGGACTGGACAGACGAAGAGTCTACCAAAGCATTTTATATACATGCCGCAGATGATGCCATCAATCACTTTCCCAACTGGCAGCATGCACGGTATAAGGAGTGGGACGCTGCAGGTGCTGCTTACATCCACATTATTTCTGAAAACTTCGACATCTCTAAGGGCGTTTCCACAGAACGAATTAGCCACTTTCAAAAGGCCTTCCGCACCAAGTTGGAGAATCATTATGCAAAGATTAGGTCCCACGAGGTACGCTGGTGCCTTCTAGCTGTTCCGTCCTTCTCATGGGCCGCAAAAGTATTTCCTCACGTAAGGAAAGAAGAAGCCGTGCAATTGTTATGGCAAGCCATCTTAAGTGGGGCACGGGCAGATGGAATATATCCTATCAAAGACTGGGAAAATCATAACCGAGCCTTTGAGTCCAGGAAAACATTTTTAAACAATCATCAATTTGAAGCCTTGCATTTTACCAATAGCCGAGGAACGGACCTCGTCGTCGGCATGCCTAACAATCATGTATTTATCGGCGGGGGAGTGACAGATAACAAGGGAATCTCGTTCTTTCCGAACATCCCTACAGAGGAGATATTTTCAGCACCGCATAAAGACAAGGTGAATGGCAGACTAGTAGCCACAAAACCGCTTGTCTATGGGGGGAGAGTCATCCATGATGTTTCCCTCATTTTTCAAGATGGACAGATTACGGCCTATGATGCCGCCACTGGCCAGGAAGCGTTAGAACATCTCATCGAAACAGACGAAGGTTCCCATTATCTCGGGGAAATTGCCTTGGTCTCTAACCATTCTCCTCTTGCTCATGCGGATATGCTTTTTTACAATACCTTGTTTGATGAAAATACGGCCTGCCATATTGGCATCGGCAACGCTTCTCCATCCAACCTACAACATGGCAGCAACCTATCAGGGAAAGCGTTGAAAGAAGCAGGACTGAATTCGTCCCTCTTGTTAGTTAATGTGACTTTTGGTTCCGAAGATATGAATGTGGCAGGGAGGAAAGAAGGGAGAGCAGAAGTTTTATTGATGAAAGATGGTGATTTTCAATTTTAA
- a CDS encoding MarR family winged helix-turn-helix transcriptional regulator — protein sequence MKTENLIETWFNFSKYYNRISNAIDYTLKEHFGLELKEFTLLYTLSEADEKKLRLQDLHSKIDLSLSALSRMASRLQNYKDGELVSRVTSLDDKRSAYIVLSETGEELLESMLKTIDEALHKSLLPKDISNIVELLK from the coding sequence ATGAAAACTGAGAACTTAATTGAAACTTGGTTCAACTTTTCCAAATACTACAATAGAATCTCAAACGCAATTGACTATACTCTAAAAGAACATTTCGGTCTGGAACTAAAAGAGTTTACTTTACTCTATACACTTTCTGAAGCGGACGAAAAAAAGCTACGGTTACAAGATCTACATTCCAAAATTGATTTAAGTTTAAGTGCATTGTCGAGAATGGCATCCAGATTGCAAAATTATAAGGATGGAGAACTTGTATCCCGAGTGACTTCACTTGATGATAAAAGAAGTGCCTATATAGTCTTGTCAGAAACGGGAGAGGAATTGTTAGAATCCATGTTAAAGACTATTGATGAAGCATTACACAAATCCTTATTACCAAAAGATATTTCTAACATAGTAGAATTACTTAAATAA
- a CDS encoding NADH-dependent flavin oxidoreductase, translating into MNKSYTKLFEPYTFPNGVSVNNRVVMAPMTTQSSFENGMVTTDEHNYYKRRTNGVGLVITSCAHVMNNGRFPGSLSAASDEHIPSLTKLADTIKASGSKAILQIFHVGRMGTSASIGGEQLVSASPESALRDDAEKPRELTLGEVSEMVKAFGQAARRAILAGFDGVEIHGANTYLIQQFFSPHSNRRNDEWGGSLSNRMRFPLEVTREVKATIEKYAKNPFIFGYRISPEEIEEPGITLEQTLQLLTALKKENLDYIHISLGHFMQSSLRDKEDSTPVIQTIKRHLGEDIPLITVGQIKTPDEAIKALNTGVPLVALGRALLVEPDWIEKVSNGDESLIRTEIKSNDWDDLTLPDAMWEYVQSRPGWLPFSTLD; encoded by the coding sequence ATGAATAAATCTTATACCAAGTTGTTTGAACCTTATACTTTTCCAAATGGAGTCTCTGTTAATAACAGAGTAGTCATGGCACCAATGACAACCCAATCGTCCTTTGAGAATGGCATGGTCACAACGGATGAACATAATTATTATAAACGCCGCACTAATGGAGTGGGGTTAGTTATTACTTCGTGTGCCCATGTAATGAATAACGGTAGATTCCCTGGATCGTTAAGTGCAGCTTCAGATGAGCATATTCCAAGCCTTACAAAGTTAGCCGACACGATAAAGGCCAGTGGTTCAAAAGCAATATTACAAATCTTTCATGTGGGCAGGATGGGAACGAGTGCATCAATTGGAGGAGAACAGTTGGTTAGTGCAAGTCCCGAATCTGCATTACGAGATGATGCTGAAAAGCCGAGAGAACTTACACTTGGAGAAGTAAGTGAAATGGTCAAAGCATTTGGACAAGCTGCGCGTCGCGCAATTCTGGCTGGATTTGATGGAGTAGAAATTCACGGTGCAAATACGTATTTAATACAGCAATTCTTTTCCCCGCATTCTAATCGTCGTAACGATGAATGGGGAGGCTCACTTAGCAATAGAATGAGATTTCCGTTAGAGGTGACAAGAGAAGTAAAGGCGACTATAGAGAAGTATGCTAAAAATCCATTTATCTTTGGATATCGTATTTCTCCAGAAGAGATAGAAGAACCAGGGATTACATTGGAGCAGACTTTGCAGTTATTAACCGCACTTAAAAAAGAAAATTTAGACTATATCCATATCTCGTTAGGGCATTTCATGCAAAGTTCCTTGAGAGATAAAGAGGATTCAACACCGGTCATTCAAACAATCAAGAGACATCTTGGGGAAGACATCCCACTTATTACTGTAGGACAAATTAAAACACCTGATGAAGCAATTAAAGCATTGAACACTGGCGTACCATTGGTTGCTTTGGGAAGAGCATTACTAGTAGAACCAGATTGGATAGAGAAAGTAAGCAATGGAGATGAGTCGTTGATCCGAACTGAAATTAAGTCTAATGACTGGGATGATTTAACTTTACCAGATGCAATGTGGGAATACGTGCAAAGCCGACCTGGGTGGTTACCGTTCTCTACTTTAGATTAA
- a CDS encoding DoxX family protein gives MTELSLAILLVRVLLGLTFIGHGLQKTMGWFGGNGWNKTITGFRNMRLKPPKLMAFFAALSEMGGGLLLALGLLTPLASVMIIAAMVAAIITVTGRNGYWITNNGAEYNILIIFVAIAVIIMGPGVYSLDYLLF, from the coding sequence GTGACGGAATTGAGTTTAGCTATATTGTTAGTACGAGTTCTATTAGGACTTACTTTCATTGGACATGGATTACAAAAGACCATGGGTTGGTTTGGGGGAAACGGATGGAATAAGACTATAACGGGTTTTCGTAATATGAGATTAAAGCCTCCAAAGTTAATGGCCTTCTTTGCAGCACTATCTGAAATGGGAGGAGGATTACTATTAGCTCTTGGTCTTTTAACACCACTTGCTTCCGTTATGATTATCGCTGCCATGGTGGCAGCAATAATTACGGTTACAGGAAGAAATGGGTATTGGATTACCAATAATGGCGCGGAATATAACATACTTATCATTTTTGTTGCAATTGCCGTAATTATTATGGGACCAGGCGTATATTCATTGGATTATTTATTATTTTAA
- a CDS encoding VOC family protein yields MDNFIRGIDHIGITVPDMEEATAFLQNAFDAKVAYDSKKPEEGAMGGEEIETILGLKKGSEVVHMRVVSIGNSISMELFQYQGIEQRKPSNPDDLGIQHFAVYVDNMAEAVTKFEQAGGQLNTKPTKILNEIEGNAEENQFAYGTAPWGMVVELITYPNGIEYPSDSNAKRFTPPKR; encoded by the coding sequence ATGGATAACTTTATAAGAGGTATTGATCACATCGGTATTACAGTTCCGGATATGGAAGAAGCAACTGCATTCTTACAAAATGCATTTGACGCTAAAGTAGCTTATGATTCCAAGAAGCCTGAAGAGGGAGCTATGGGCGGAGAAGAAATCGAGACGATTCTTGGGTTGAAAAAAGGTTCAGAGGTTGTTCATATGAGAGTAGTGTCTATAGGAAACAGTATTAGTATGGAGCTATTCCAATATCAAGGTATAGAACAAAGAAAACCGAGTAATCCAGATGATTTGGGTATCCAGCACTTTGCTGTTTATGTTGATAATATGGCGGAAGCTGTTACAAAGTTTGAACAAGCTGGTGGCCAATTAAATACGAAACCAACGAAGATTCTAAATGAAATAGAGGGAAATGCTGAGGAGAATCAATTCGCATATGGAACAGCTCCATGGGGGATGGTAGTTGAGCTAATAACTTATCCTAATGGAATAGAGTACCCAAGTGATAGTAATGCAAAGAGATTTACTCCTCCAAAGAGATAA
- a CDS encoding NADH:flavin oxidoreductase/NADH oxidase: MAIITTPYKLKDLDLKNRIVMAPMCQYSVEKEDGIPNDWHFVHYVSRAIGGTGLIIMEMTSVTPEGRITNGDLGLWSDDSVPAYKRIIDEIHKYGTKAAIQIAHAGRKAEDAKQPVGPSDIPVEVLPEETKNGSLKPPRALDVKEIQTIITQFKDAASRAVKAGFDTIELHGAHGYLLHQFMSPAINNREDAYGKDLALFGEEVVKAVRSVIPEDMPLIMRMSAIEYIDGGYEIDHAIKMAKRFKNAGVDMFHVSSGGEGLPGKKKPGNHPAYQVPFARAFKEALQIPVIAVGKLSIPQVAEAALANKDADLVAIARGMLNDPYWGLHAIKAIAHKVTPPVQYSRGIR; this comes from the coding sequence TTGGCAATAATTACAACGCCTTATAAACTGAAAGATCTCGATCTTAAAAATAGAATAGTTATGGCTCCGATGTGCCAATACTCTGTCGAAAAAGAAGACGGTATCCCTAATGATTGGCATTTTGTCCATTATGTTTCCAGAGCTATTGGTGGTACAGGATTAATCATTATGGAAATGACAAGTGTTACTCCAGAAGGTAGAATTACCAATGGCGACTTAGGGTTATGGTCTGATGATTCAGTACCTGCATATAAACGAATCATTGATGAAATTCATAAATACGGAACAAAAGCAGCTATACAGATTGCTCATGCTGGTCGAAAAGCTGAGGATGCTAAACAGCCTGTCGGACCATCGGATATACCAGTCGAAGTATTACCTGAGGAGACAAAAAATGGCAGTCTCAAGCCACCTAGAGCTTTGGATGTTAAAGAAATCCAGACTATAATTACGCAATTCAAAGATGCTGCAAGTCGAGCAGTAAAAGCTGGATTTGACACTATAGAATTGCATGGAGCACATGGTTATTTGTTACATCAATTTATGTCCCCTGCTATCAATAACAGAGAGGATGCTTACGGTAAGGACCTTGCTCTATTTGGAGAAGAAGTAGTCAAAGCTGTTCGTTCCGTAATACCAGAAGATATGCCGCTTATCATGAGAATGTCAGCGATTGAATATATTGATGGAGGTTATGAAATAGATCACGCAATAAAGATGGCCAAACGCTTTAAAAATGCCGGGGTAGATATGTTCCACGTATCAAGTGGTGGTGAAGGTCTTCCTGGGAAGAAAAAGCCCGGTAACCACCCTGCATACCAGGTTCCTTTTGCTCGTGCATTTAAAGAAGCTTTGCAAATACCTGTTATAGCCGTAGGCAAGTTGAGTATTCCCCAAGTTGCAGAGGCAGCATTAGCCAATAAAGATGCTGATCTTGTAGCAATCGCCAGAGGCATGCTAAACGATCCTTACTGGGGATTACACGCTATAAAAGCTATCGCCCATAAAGTTACACCTCCAGTACAGTATAGTAGAGGTATACGATAA